The following are encoded together in the Syngnathus typhle isolate RoL2023-S1 ecotype Sweden linkage group LG5, RoL_Styp_1.0, whole genome shotgun sequence genome:
- the dock8 gene encoding dedicator of cytokinesis protein 8: protein MASVTSAERRAFALKINRHSSAEIRRNFSGNYGYYHRRTNSNASTTTYLTVPQSYDAVDPLDLEEFLMSQLQSGDSTLMQELGDFPDDDLKVDLVEKECRTVRHPVPDDGVELDPHVRDCVKSYTQPWLVVSRRCQGDGWSAYSDRAGLHKLLQKQTFESDVKSLKENTPVKSPTLAGLNDDSGRTLTSSDFNLRCLTPDQRVPGLLAFSSPEELDRFNQESRQGNRHPEVFALYPPIDEEDAVEIRPIPECPKEHTGDRIQIRCQAIKFEIDIEPIFATMALYDLKEKKKISENFHCDLNSEQFKSFLRSHIPHVDPSTLARSAIFSVTYPSPDIYLVIKIEKVLQQGEISDCAEPYMTLRDCELSKNKDKVEKLRGQAEAFCHRLGRYRMPFAWATVNIMEIISTAAIDRDVTDSDSVKGKSSSIDRKGQLPRRNSERFSTFDEQPCNISAFKPATITINTIFKQEGDRLSDEDLLKFLYEIKKTSTPQRRIKTIPGCIKLDMTPLHDLPQACLSTELIPLIPVAEKNTRHVKEVLEFPSSEVYVPHNVYRNLLFIYPQRLNFVNRLTSARNISIKIQFMSGEDPSCALPVIFGKSSGSEFVREVYTPVTYHNKSPDFYEEVKLALPARLTERHHLLFTFYHISCQQKQNQCNSCETLIGYSWLPLWMNERLHTGQFCLPIALERLPPNYSLHTAEKLSSQTIPVKWMESHKGLFNLEVQAMSSVHTQDNHLERFFTLCHALEGGATFPLRVREEKIPENKLEHELKLSIISLASSSLEPLVLFLHLVLDNLFTLIMQPMLIGGQTANLAQIAFESVVCIVNSLHNSQELTKDQQGRNSLLATYLYWVFRLPDPPRDIPNGTGGVMPSTESRYSTMGRASATTVGNTLLQSRIRSSSNPDIPVPHSSAEDAEIKLILAAKGHNVPGNRMSTVLDTNSHQNATGSIRPSSRKQFHEELALQMVVSTGVCRENAYKYAWFFFELLVKSMAQHVSQLDQNVPRRSRFSDRFKDDITTIVSVVTAEIGTILVKQQKEVEQAEKVNISLAFFLYDLLSLMDRGFVFLLVKNYCNQMSAKSVSMPTLISMRLEFLRILCSHEHYLNLSLFFSSPASAPASPCPSISSQSSGSCSFQEQQRILGLFELSLEFKQQHYLTGLLLTELNAALDMESEGGKVQRKAINAIFSLLCSHDLDHRCIKSEVRAKMAALYLPLVGIIIDSTNYLDFTVSDTRGAKNKSGGPEDDLDSVPPINQSVAMAIAGNPFNTLGRSVLVSMASMQGKSVATLAADTSRHLLICFLWVMKNADRGLIQRWTVDMPPSQLNKLLELLTICVSCFEYQAHQSSDKVSTQALQKSLQAKLQLEEALLRGMGARGEMMKRVGGMDRSIGHRENLRWRKDQTQWRQTNDRHDKTKAELDQEALISGNLATEANLIVLDLLETIAQAVPLADFKDSVVGGLLKVLLHSLTCNQSTTFLTHTFGTLRALVVKFGELLFEEEAEQCADLCQKVLQYCSSPVDENRSQACATLYLIMRYSYSNASNFSRVKMQVTMSLASLVGKSSDFEEEHLRRSLRTILAYAEEDAEMQNTQLPQQVDELLRNLNSILSDTVKMREFQEDPEMLMDLMYRIAKGYQTSPDLRLTWLQNMAEKHNNRKCYTESAMCLVHAAALVAEYLSMLEDHKYLPIGSVTFQSISSNVLEESAVSDDILSPDEDGVCSGRYFTESGLVGLLEQAAELFSNGGLYEAVNEVYKVIIPILEAHRDFKKLASTHDKLQRAFDNIIQKGHKRMFGTYFRVGFYGAKFGDLDEREFIYKEPAITHLPEISHRLENFYGQCFGENVLVMIKDSTPVDRKQLNPNKAYIQVTYVEPYFDDYEMKDRLTNFEKNFNLRRFMYTTPFTKSGRPRGELNEQYKRKTILTTMHAFPYVKTRINVIQKEEFDLTPIEVAIEDMQKKTRELAVATHREQPDAVMLQMLLQGSVGATVNQGPLEVAQVFLNEIPADPKLFRHHNKLRLCFKEFIMRCGEAVEKNKHLITSDQKEYQQELKKNYNRLRESLRPMLEKKIPELYKPIIRPRLENRDSFKRLSFRKTQEEVS, encoded by the exons ATGGCATCTGTGACCAGTGCGGAGCGCCGGGCTTTTGCTTTGAAAATCAAcag GCATTCATCTGCCGAGATCAGGCGAAACTTCAGTGGCAACTATGGCTATTATCACAGACGGACAAACTCCAACGCCTCAACCACGACGTACCTCACCGTG CCGCAGTCGTATGACGCGGTGGATCCTTTGGACCTGGAGGAGTTCCTGATGTCGCAGCTGCAAAGCGGCGACTCCACCCTGATGCAGGAGCTCGGCGACTTTCCCGACGATGACCTAAAGGTGGACCTGGTGGAGAAGGAGTGTCGTACCGTCCGGCATCCTGTCCCTGACGATGG AGTGGAGTTGGATCCCCATGTGAGAGATTGCGTCAAGAGTTACACCCAACCTTGGCTTGTGGTGTCTAGAAG GTGCCAAGGCGATGGCTGGAGTGCATATTCGGATCGAGCCGGCCTGCACAAACTCCTCCAGAAGCAGACCTTTGAGTCTGACGTCAAGTCCCTCAAAGAAAACACACCA GTCAAGTCTCCAACTCTAGCGGGGCTGAATGATGACTCTGGCCGCACGCTGACGTCCTCCGACTTCAACTTGCGCTGTTTGACTCCAGATCAGAGGGTGCCGGGGCTGCTGGCCTTCAGCAGTCCTGAGGAACTAGACCGCTTTAACCAGGAGAGCCGGCAGGGAAACCGACACCCTGAGGTCTTTGCGTTGTACCCACCCATTGATGAG GAAGATGCGGTGGAGATCCGACCTATCCCCGAATGCCCCAAAGAACACACTGGAGACCGCATTCAGATCCGATGCCAGGCCATCAA GTTTGAGATTGACATTGAGCCCATATTTGCCACCATGGCCTTGTATGAcctgaaagagaagaaaaag ATATCTGAGAACTTCCACTGTGACCTGAACTCTGAGCAGTTTAAAAGCTTCTTGCGATCGCACATTCCTCATGTGGATCCCTCCACGCTGGCTCGGTCGGCCATCTTCTCCGTCACCTACCCTTCGCCCGACATTTATTTGGTCATCAAG ATTGAAAAGGTTCTCCAGCAGGGCGAAATTAGCGACTGCGCCGAGCCTTACATGACATTGAGGGATTGTGAATTGTCAAAG AACAAGGACAAGGTAGAGAAACTGCGAGGCCAGGCCGAGGCCTTCTGCCATAGGCTGGGTCGCTACCGCATGCCCTTCGCCTGGGCCACCGTCAACATTATGGAAATCATCAGCACGGCAGCCATCGACCGCGACGTCACAGACTCAGACAGCGTAAAAG GGAAATCCAGCAGCATTGATCGTAAAGGGCAGCTGCCCAGGAGGAACTCTGAACGTTTCAGCACTTTTGACGAGCAGCCGTGTAACATCTCCGCCTTCAAGCCTGCCACCATCACCATCAACACCATCTTCAAACAG GAAGGAGATCGTTTGAGTGATGAAGACTTGCTGAAATTCCTGtatgagattaaaaaaacatccacTCCACAGAGACGAATCAAGACGATACCAG GCTGCATAAAGCTGGACATGACTCCACTGCACGACTTACCTCAGGCTTGTTTGTCCACCGAGCTCATCCCCCTGATTCCTGTGGCTGAGAAGAACACTCGGCACGTCAAAGAAGTGCTGGAGTTCCCTTCCAGTGAAGTTTACGTCCCTCATAACGTTTACAG gaacttgctctttatttatcCCCAGAGGCTGAACTTTGTCAACAGGCTGACGTCTGCGCGAAACATCAGCATCAAAATCCAGTTTATGAGTGGCGAGGACCCCAGCTGCGCTCTACCG GTTATTTTCGGCAAATCCAGTGGGTCTGAATTTGTGCGGGAAGTTTACACACCTGTTACCTACCATAACAA ATCGCCGGATTTCTACGAGGAAGTGAAGCTGGCCCTTCCCGCCCGTCTGACGGAGCGACACCACTTGCTCTTCACCTTTTACCACATCAGCTGCCAGCAGAAGCAGAACCAGTGCAACAGCTGTGAAACGCTCATTGGCTACTCT TGGCTGCCCTTATGGATGAATGAGAGACTGCACACGGGTCAGTTCTGCTTGCCCATTGCCTTGGAGCGACTACCTCCTAATTACTCGCTACACACTGCTGAG AAACTTTCTTCTCAGACCATTCCAGTCAAGTGGATGGAAAGTCACAAGGGATTGTTCAATCTGGAGGTCCAAGCTATGTCGTCTGTGCACACTCAG GACAACCACTTGGAGCGCTTTTTTACCTTGTGTCACGCGCTGGAGGGTGGCGCTACGTTCCCACTGCGCGTTCGAGAGGAGAAGATTCCTGAGAACAAACTGGAGCACGAGCTGAAGCTCAGCATCATCtccctggcgtcgtccagcctGGAGCCACTAGTGCTCTTCTTACACCTGGTGCTGGACAATCTCTTCACGCTCATCATGCAGCCCATGCTCATTGGCGGCCAGACCG cCAACCTGGCCCAGATCGCCTTCGAGTCGGTGGTGTGCATTGTCAACAGTCTGCATAACAGTCAGGAGCTGACCAAGGACCAGCAGGGTAGAAACAGCCTACTGGCGACCTACCTTTACTGGGTGTTTCGTCTACCTGACCCCCCTCGAGACATTCCAAATG GAACAGGTGGTGTGATGCCGTCCACAGAGAGCCGCTACAGCACGATGGGCCGAGCCTCCGCGACCACGGTGGGCAACACGCTTCTGCAGTCCAGGatccgcagcagcagcaacccCGACATCCCCGTGCCGCATTCATCGGCCGAGGATGCCGAAATCAAGCTCATCTTGGCTGCCAAG GGCCACAACGTTCCAGGCAATCGCATGTCAACTGTTTTGGACACAAACAGCCATCAGAATGCAACAGGAAGCATCAGGCCCTCCAGCAGGAAG CAATTTCACGAGGAGCTGGCCCTGCAAATGGTGGTCAGCACAGGAGTGTGCAGGGAGAACGCTTACAAATATGCCTGGTTCTTCTTTGAGCTGCTG GTGAAAAGCATGGCCCAGCACGTGTCCCAGCTGGATCAAAACGTACCGCGGAGGAGCCGCTTCTCCGACCGCTTTAAAGATGACATCACCACCATCGTCTCCGTGGTCACAGCTGAGATCGGGACCATCCTGGTCAAGCAACAGAAG GAGGTGGAGCAAGCAGAGAAAGTTAACATCAGCCTGGCCTTCTTCCTCTACGACTTGCTGTCTCTCATGGACCGGGGCTTCGTCTTCCTGTTGGTGAAAAACTACTGTAATCAG ATGTCCGCCAAAagtgtttcgatgccaacactgATCAGCATGCGTCTGGAGTTTCTGCGAATCCTTTGCAGTCACGAGCACTACCTCAACCTCAGCCTGTTTTTCAGCAGTCCAGCCTCAGCTCCTGCCTCTCCGTGCCCGTCCATTTCCTCACAG AGCTCCGGTTCTTGTAGTTTCCAAGAGCAGCAAAGGATCCTGGGCCTGTTTGAGCTCTCTCTGGAGTTCAAGCAGCAGCACTACCTCACCGGCCTGCTGCTCACCGAGCTCAACGCAGCCCTCGACATGGAATCTGAAGG GGGAAAGGTTCAGAGGAAGGCCATCAACGCTATCTTCAGCCTGCTGTGCTCTCACGATCTGGACCATCGCTGTATCAAGAGCGAGGTCAGAGCCAAGATGGCCGCCCTCTACTTGCCCCTGGTGGGCATCATCATTGACTCCACCAACTACCTGGATTTTACAG TGTCAGACACACGCGGGGCAAAGAACAAAAGTGGCGGACCTGAGGACGACCTTGACAGCGTGCCGCCCATCAATCaatctgttgccatggcgatcgcCGGGAACCCCTTCAACACGCTGGGGAGGAGCGTTCTTGTTTCCATGGCATCCATG CAGGGGAAGTCGGTAGCCACCCTGGCGGCGGACACAAGCCGCCACCTGCTGATTTGCTTCCTATGGGTGATGAAGAACGCCGACCGGGGTCTTATCCAACGCTGGACTGTGGACATGCCCCCCTCGCAGCTCAACaagctgctggagctcctcacAATCTGCGTGTCCTGTTTTGAGTACCAG GCTCATCAGAGCAGCGATAAAGTGAGCACACAAGCTTTACAGAAATCCCTGCAGGCTAAGCTCCAGCTGGAAGAAGCCCTGCTGAGAGGGATGGGAGCCCGCGGGGAGATGATGAAGCGAGTCGGAG GGATGGACCGATCCATAGGTCACAGAGAGAACCTGCGCTGGAGAAAAGATCAAACCCAGTGGAGACAGACCAACGACAGACATGATAA GACCAAGGCGGAGTTGGACCAGGAGGCTCTGATCAGTGGAAATTTGGCCACAGAGGCAAACCTCATCGTTTTGGACCTGCTGGAAACCATCGCGCAG GCGGTGCCACTGGCGGACTTTAAGGACAGCGTGGTGGGTGGTCTGTTGAAGGTGTTACTCCACTCGCTCACCTGCAACCAGAGCACCACCTTCCTCACACACACCTTCGGCACACTCAGGGCACTTGTTGTTAAG TTTGGCGAGCTGCTCTTTGAAGAAGAGGCTGAGCAATGCGCGGACCTGTGCCAGAAGGTCCTTCAGTACTGCAGCAGCCCGGTGGATGAGAACCGGAGCCAGGCGTGTGCCACTCTCTACCTCATCATGAGATACAGCTACAGCAATGCCAGC AACTTTTCCAGGGTGAAGATGCAGGTTACTATGTCGCTGGCCTCCCTAGTGGGCAAATCCTCCGACTTTGAGGAGGAGCACCTGAGACGCTCCCTGCGCACAATCCTAGCCTACGCCGAGGAGGATGCTGAGATGCAGAACACACAGTTGCCCCAGCAG GTGGACGAGCTTCTGAGGAACCTCAACAGCATCTTGTCTGACACGGTGAAGATGCGAGAGTTCCAAGAGGATCCCGAGATGCTCATGGACCTCATGTACAG GATAGCAAAAGGCTACCAGACGTCTCCTGACCTGCGTCTGACGTGGCTGCAGAACATGGCGGAGAAGCACAACAACAGGAAATGCTACACAGAGTCGGCGATGTGTCTGGTACACGCCGCTGCTCTGGTGGCGGAGTACCTCAGCATGCTGGAGGATCACAAATACCTGCCCATTGGCAGTGTCACCTTCCAG AGCATTTCCTCCAATGTGCTGGAAGAGTCGGCCGTGTCGGACGACATCCTGTCCCCCGACGAGGATGGCGTGTGCTCGGGACGCTACTTCACCGAGAGTGGCCTCGTGGGGTTGCTGGAgcaggctgctgagctgttCAGCAAT GGAGGTCTGTACGAGGCTGTTAACGAGGTCTACAAGGTTATCATTCCCATCCTGGAGGCTCACCGTGACTTCAAGAAGCTGGCGTCCACTCACGACAAACTGCAAAGAGCCTTTGATAATATCATTCAGAAG GGCCACAAGAGGATGTTCGGTACCTACTTCCGGGTGGGCTTTTACGGCGCAAAGTTTGGAGACTTGGATGAGCGGGAATTCATTTACAAGGAGCCGGCCATCACTCACCTGCCAGAGATATCTCACCGGCTGGAG AACTTTTACGGGCAGTGTTTTGGAGAGAACGTCCTAGTGATGATCAAAGACTCGACCCCTGTGGACCGAAAACAACTTAACCCCAACAAG GCCTATATCCAGGTTACATACGTTGAGCCCTACTTCGACGACTACGAAATGAAAGACCGGCTGACCAACTTCGAGAAGAACTTCAATCTGCGGCGCTTCATGTACACCACGCCCTTCACCAAGAGCGGGCGTCCGCGGGGCGAGCTCAACGAGCAGTACAAGAGGAAGACCATCCTCACAACAATGCACGCGTTCCCATATGTCAAAACCCGCATCAACGTCATCCAGAAGGAGGAG TTTGACCTGACGCCTATTGAGGTGGCTATCGAGGACATGCAGAAGAAGACCAGGGAGCTGGCGGTGGCCACGCACAGAGAGCAACCTGATGCTGTTATGTTACAGATGTTGCTGCAAGGTTCAGTGGGAGCCACTGTTAACCAG GGCCCGCTGGAAGTGGCCCAGGTCTTCCTGAATGAGATCCCAGCGGACCCCAAGCTCTTCCGTCACCACAATAAACTGCGGCTGTGTTTCAAGGAGTTTATAATGAG GTGCGGCGAGGCGGTGGAGAAGAATAAGCACTTGATCACGTCGGACCAAAAGGAGTACCAGCAGGAGCTGAAGAAAAACTATAACCGCCTGCGTGAGAGCCTGAGGCCCATGCTGGAGAAGAAGATCCCCGAGCTGTACAAGCCCATCATCAGACCTCGGCTGGAGAACAG GGACTCCTTCAAACGTCTCAGTTTTCGCAAAACCCAGGAGGAAGTTTCCTGA